A section of the Deinococcus hopiensis KR-140 genome encodes:
- the rpoD gene encoding RNA polymerase sigma factor RpoD, whose amino-acid sequence MTASSRTRKRAPTPEAPPESQPDPQVALPDASPPLPEEPDLQDLLEEEELLPEEDLDEEPPETEDDPPLLLELTDVPLAVSMDPMRQYLHEIGRIPLLTHTEEIELARRMEVGEEARLSLEAEPDLDGRARRSLTRVIEDGQAAKEQLIQANLRLVVSIAKKYSNRGMNLLDLIQEGNGGLIRAAEKFEYRKGFKFSTYATWWIRQAVSRAMADQARNIRIPVHMVETMNKLSRTARTLGQELGREASPEEIAEAMGPGWDPARVKEVRSLTQDTISLDLPIGEDGDSMYGDFIPDETRDSPLSQVTTVLMSEEIDRMLGMLDPREAQVLRMRKGLVDGREHTLEEVGQHFKVTRERIRQIENKALRKLKYNQGRRSTLREYLED is encoded by the coding sequence ATGACCGCCTCATCCCGCACCCGCAAACGCGCCCCCACGCCAGAAGCACCGCCCGAATCCCAACCCGACCCACAAGTCGCCCTCCCGGACGCGTCACCCCCCCTCCCCGAAGAACCTGATCTCCAGGACCTCCTCGAAGAAGAAGAACTCCTCCCCGAGGAGGACCTCGACGAGGAACCGCCCGAAACGGAAGACGACCCTCCCCTCCTGCTCGAACTCACCGACGTCCCCCTCGCCGTCAGCATGGACCCCATGCGGCAGTACCTCCACGAGATCGGCCGCATTCCCCTCCTCACCCACACCGAGGAGATCGAGCTCGCCCGCCGAATGGAAGTGGGGGAAGAAGCCCGCCTCAGCCTGGAGGCAGAGCCTGACCTGGACGGCCGAGCGCGGCGGTCCCTCACCCGCGTCATTGAGGACGGCCAGGCGGCCAAAGAGCAGTTGATCCAGGCCAACCTCCGCCTCGTCGTCAGCATCGCCAAGAAGTACAGCAACCGCGGCATGAACCTCCTTGATCTCATTCAGGAGGGAAACGGCGGCCTGATCCGCGCTGCAGAGAAATTCGAGTACCGCAAGGGCTTCAAGTTCTCCACCTACGCCACCTGGTGGATCCGCCAGGCCGTCAGCCGGGCGATGGCGGACCAAGCGCGCAACATCCGCATCCCCGTGCACATGGTGGAGACCATGAATAAGCTCTCCCGCACCGCCCGCACCCTGGGCCAGGAGTTGGGACGGGAGGCCAGCCCGGAGGAGATCGCCGAAGCGATGGGCCCCGGCTGGGACCCAGCCCGGGTCAAGGAAGTGCGCTCCCTCACGCAGGACACCATCAGCCTCGACCTCCCCATAGGCGAGGACGGCGACAGCATGTACGGCGACTTCATCCCGGACGAGACGCGCGACTCTCCCCTCTCGCAAGTCACCACCGTCTTGATGTCCGAAGAGATCGACCGCATGCTCGGGATGCTCGATCCTCGGGAAGCCCAGGTCCTGCGGATGCGCAAAGGCCTCGTGGATGGGCGGGAGCACACCCTGGAGGAAGTCGGGCAACACTTCAAGGTCACCCGGGAACGCATCCGGCAGATCGAGAACAAGGCCCTGCGCAAACTCAAGTACAACCAGGGACGCCGCAGCACCCTCCGGGAATACCTGGAGGACTGA
- a CDS encoding NAD(P)-dependent oxidoreductase — MTDTSVSATGFLGLGVMGQPMALNLVRAGTPLVVWNRSPERCMPLQAAGAEVAATPTEVFSRTHSVILMLVDEAATDAVLGRGTSDFPQLVAGRTLIVTSSTTPEYSRALAADIQAHGGKYVEAPVSGSRVPAEQGALVGMLAGDQTVVEAVRPLLRPVCCETVYCGPVGHALQMKFAVNLYLNVMLAGLAEAAHFAQRQGLDLRQFQAVLNAGPMASSVSRVKVAKLAARDFSVQAAMSDAFKSASMISAAASNSGTAAPLIALTRALLGETVALGASREDMIAVVRALEARTAAGQDAALVGDVRQRGPLEVEE; from the coding sequence ATGACAGACACCTCCGTTTCTGCCACCGGCTTTCTCGGTCTGGGCGTGATGGGACAACCCATGGCCCTCAACCTCGTTCGCGCCGGTACACCGCTGGTGGTGTGGAACCGCAGCCCTGAACGGTGCATGCCGCTGCAGGCCGCAGGCGCTGAGGTGGCGGCCACCCCCACTGAAGTCTTCTCACGCACCCATTCGGTCATCCTGATGCTCGTTGATGAAGCGGCCACCGATGCCGTGCTCGGCCGGGGAACCTCCGATTTTCCTCAGCTGGTGGCCGGCCGGACCCTGATCGTGACCAGCTCCACCACGCCGGAGTATTCCCGCGCTCTGGCCGCTGACATTCAAGCGCATGGCGGGAAGTATGTGGAAGCGCCGGTCTCCGGTTCGCGCGTTCCAGCGGAGCAGGGTGCCCTGGTCGGGATGCTGGCCGGCGACCAGACGGTGGTGGAAGCCGTTCGCCCGCTGCTTCGGCCGGTCTGCTGCGAGACGGTGTACTGCGGTCCTGTGGGCCACGCGCTGCAGATGAAGTTCGCCGTGAACCTGTACCTCAACGTCATGTTGGCGGGTCTGGCGGAGGCCGCGCACTTCGCGCAGCGTCAGGGGTTGGACTTGCGGCAGTTTCAGGCGGTCCTGAATGCAGGGCCGATGGCCAGCAGCGTTTCGCGCGTCAAGGTCGCGAAGCTCGCAGCGCGTGATTTCTCGGTGCAGGCCGCGATGAGCGACGCGTTCAAGAGCGCCAGCATGATCAGCGCGGCGGCAAGCAACTCAGGAACGGCTGCTCCACTGATCGCCCTGACGCGCGCGTTGCTCGGCGAGACCGTCGCCCTGGGTGCGTCGCGTGAGGACATGATCGCCGTGGTGCGGGCGTTGGAAGCGCGCACCGCGGCCGGGCAGGACGCCGCCCTGGTCGGTGACGTGCGTCAACGTGGCCCGCTGGAGGTCGAGGAATGA
- a CDS encoding iron-siderophore ABC transporter substrate-binding protein, with amino-acid sequence MTLTHAAGTTTVQKRPLRVVALGPHALDLLLSLGVQPVGYGEASTYIKTPAFGSPIRDIKYLGSRVTSSPVNVGDRFSPSMEILTTLKPDLIIGENYALPVYNQLSRIAPTLLFKGTDRNEWQKTLPIIAKALDREKAYDNALDKYNKSVQSAKSQLSSIIKNKRVLVLWTGGGPEKNTFTISDSNDWTGGLLKDLGFNVIDGDKRDAAVSIEGLAAIDPDAVIVLASGTNTPTRAKADWNSSPLTSGLRASKAKQVYYFDYHLFRRIRGPIAAQLIERLLVKEITK; translated from the coding sequence GTGACGCTCACCCACGCTGCTGGAACCACCACCGTGCAGAAACGACCCCTGCGGGTCGTCGCGCTTGGGCCCCACGCCCTGGACCTGCTGTTGTCACTTGGAGTGCAACCCGTTGGCTACGGCGAGGCATCAACGTACATCAAGACGCCCGCCTTCGGCTCTCCCATACGTGACATCAAGTACCTGGGCAGCCGCGTGACTTCCAGCCCAGTGAATGTAGGTGACCGCTTTAGCCCAAGTATGGAAATCTTAACGACCCTGAAACCCGACCTGATTATTGGCGAGAATTATGCGCTTCCTGTCTACAACCAGCTGAGCCGTATTGCGCCAACACTCCTTTTCAAAGGCACAGACAGGAACGAGTGGCAAAAAACGCTCCCGATTATTGCCAAAGCACTCGACAGGGAAAAAGCGTATGACAATGCACTTGACAAATACAACAAGAGCGTACAAAGCGCAAAATCTCAGCTGTCAAGCATTATAAAAAATAAGAGAGTGCTCGTTCTTTGGACCGGAGGTGGCCCTGAAAAGAATACATTTACCATCAGCGACAGCAACGACTGGACAGGAGGACTTTTAAAAGACCTGGGGTTCAACGTCATAGACGGTGATAAAAGAGATGCCGCGGTGAGCATTGAGGGCTTGGCTGCCATAGATCCCGATGCGGTGATTGTCCTCGCGTCCGGCACCAACACGCCAACACGCGCAAAAGCCGACTGGAATTCCAGCCCACTCACAAGCGGACTCAGGGCAAGCAAGGCAAAGCAGGTCTACTATTTTGACTATCACTTGTTCAGGCGAATTCGCGGTCCCATCGCCGCGCAGCTGATTGAGCGCCTCCTGGTGAAAGAGATAACAAAATGA
- a CDS encoding NADPH-dependent FMN reductase, whose translation MTNPKIAIIIGSTRATRFADKPTQWFYNIAKTRTDLDFEVVDLRDFPLPFFDEVASNAWAPTQNEVGVRWQQKLAGFDGYVFITAEYNHAPTGVLKNALDYAYPEWNKKPAAFVGYGSVGAARAIEQLRQIAVELQMAPIRNGVHIMGADFFGAWQQGAALEDMAHIQPSVQALLEELAWWAKALKTAREA comes from the coding sequence ATGACGAACCCCAAAATTGCGATCATCATCGGCAGCACCCGCGCCACCCGCTTTGCGGACAAGCCCACACAGTGGTTTTACAACATTGCCAAGACCCGAACGGATCTGGATTTCGAAGTGGTGGACCTGCGTGACTTCCCGTTGCCCTTCTTCGATGAAGTTGCTTCGAACGCCTGGGCACCCACGCAGAATGAAGTGGGCGTGCGGTGGCAGCAGAAGCTGGCAGGGTTTGACGGTTACGTCTTTATCACCGCCGAGTACAACCACGCCCCCACCGGCGTGCTGAAAAACGCTCTGGACTACGCGTACCCCGAGTGGAACAAGAAGCCCGCCGCCTTCGTCGGTTACGGCTCGGTGGGAGCGGCCCGCGCGATTGAGCAACTGCGCCAGATCGCCGTTGAGCTTCAGATGGCTCCCATCCGCAACGGCGTTCACATCATGGGCGCGGACTTTTTCGGCGCGTGGCAGCAGGGCGCGGCCCTCGAGGACATGGCGCACATCCAGCCGAGCGTCCAGGCCCTTCTCGAAGAGCTTGCCTGGTGGGCCAAGGCCCTCAAAACCGCGCGCGAAGCCTGA
- a CDS encoding MarR family winged helix-turn-helix transcriptional regulator, whose amino-acid sequence MGSLQDELQQRRPFRSLEEEAALNLMRTVSLLDERGTELMRQYGLTLSQYNVLRILRGAGEAGLGRNQIGDRMITRAPDITRLLDRMEAAGLVHRVRSTADRRCVPTLLTDKGRALVDALDGPSAALQHANFGHLSQGQLITLIETLTQIRGHLPAGRTE is encoded by the coding sequence ATGGGTTCTTTACAAGACGAACTTCAGCAGCGCCGTCCCTTTCGCAGCCTGGAAGAAGAGGCGGCCCTGAACCTCATGCGCACCGTCAGCCTGCTTGATGAGCGAGGAACCGAGCTGATGCGCCAGTATGGCCTGACGCTCAGCCAGTACAACGTGCTGCGCATCCTCCGCGGCGCCGGCGAAGCCGGGCTGGGCCGCAACCAGATCGGCGACCGTATGATCACGCGCGCTCCGGACATCACCCGGTTGCTTGACCGCATGGAGGCGGCCGGCCTGGTGCACCGCGTTCGCAGCACTGCCGACCGCCGCTGCGTGCCGACCCTCCTTACCGACAAGGGCCGCGCGCTGGTAGACGCCCTTGATGGGCCCAGTGCGGCGTTGCAGCACGCGAACTTCGGCCATCTCAGCCAGGGCCAGCTCATCACCCTGATCGAGACCCTGACGCAGATTCGCGGTCACCTGCCGGCAGGCAGGACCGAATAG
- a CDS encoding GntR family transcriptional regulator, with protein sequence MSKYPAIKAAIKERLLGNEYADGHALPSEPQLAREFSVSRMTARRAIDELEREGYLYRVQGAGTFPSGKRFQQGGFPVSLFADWSSHPNKRTQVLRAELLPATPEIAAVLNVSAGDAFVFIHRVRWDKETPIVIEKRYVDAQALPDLLSYDLSKVSVHDLLASQATVPLTRVEQYLQAVNVWPEEAGLLQLAPGTATLLIRRTAFSGNRRVSYVNYWVRSDRFSFQNAFTP encoded by the coding sequence ATGTCGAAGTACCCAGCCATCAAAGCGGCCATCAAAGAACGTCTGCTGGGAAATGAATACGCGGACGGCCACGCCCTTCCCAGCGAGCCACAACTTGCCCGCGAGTTCAGCGTCTCGCGCATGACGGCCAGACGTGCCATTGATGAACTCGAACGCGAAGGATACCTTTACCGTGTCCAGGGCGCCGGCACCTTCCCGAGTGGCAAGCGCTTCCAGCAGGGCGGGTTTCCCGTCTCCCTGTTCGCTGACTGGTCCTCGCATCCGAACAAGCGCACGCAGGTGCTGCGCGCCGAGCTGCTTCCCGCCACACCAGAGATCGCCGCCGTCTTGAACGTCTCCGCAGGAGACGCTTTCGTCTTCATCCACCGTGTGCGCTGGGACAAGGAGACGCCCATCGTCATCGAGAAACGCTATGTGGACGCGCAGGCCCTCCCCGACCTGCTGTCCTACGACTTGAGCAAGGTGAGTGTGCACGACCTGCTGGCCAGTCAAGCCACGGTTCCGCTGACCCGGGTCGAGCAGTACCTGCAGGCGGTAAACGTTTGGCCAGAGGAAGCGGGACTGCTCCAGCTCGCGCCGGGCACCGCGACGCTGTTGATTCGCCGCACCGCTTTTAGTGGGAACAGGCGGGTCAGCTACGTCAACTATTGGGTGAGGAGTGACCGCTTTAGCTTCCAGAACGCGTTTACGCCCTGA
- a CDS encoding RRXRR domain-containing protein — MPCTAKRARKVLEAGRAAVLRRSPFTINLKAGSPRQSQPPALKLDPGSKTTGTALVLEVKAGK; from the coding sequence ATGCCCTGCACAGCAAAGCGGGCGCGGAAGGTGCTGGAAGCCGGGAGAGCTGCCGTGTTGCGGCGCTCTCCCTTCACGATCAACCTCAAGGCCGGGTCGCCTCGGCAGTCTCAGCCCCCCGCGCTGAAGCTGGACCCCGGTTCCAAGACGACGGGGACAGCCTTGGTACTGGAGGTCAAGGCTGGCAAGTAG
- a CDS encoding GNAT family N-acetyltransferase, with the protein MCTKILECAVHPDRQGTGAGQVLWDTLRSELNRLGAQRIRTLTREDHATGPGFLSRRGFTPGQRYFPSALELATFDASSYAPLQERLSGAGVRIPSLAELRQEGTPELHARTFTP; encoded by the coding sequence GTGTGTACCAAAATCCTGGAATGTGCCGTTCATCCTGACCGACAGGGAACAGGAGCAGGCCAGGTTCTGTGGGACACACTGCGCAGTGAACTCAACCGGCTGGGCGCGCAGCGCATTCGCACCCTTACGCGGGAAGACCATGCGACCGGACCAGGATTCCTGAGCCGCCGGGGCTTCACACCCGGTCAGCGGTACTTCCCGAGTGCCCTGGAACTGGCCACGTTTGATGCGTCCTCCTACGCTCCGCTGCAGGAGCGTCTGAGTGGGGCTGGTGTCCGAATTCCCAGCTTGGCAGAGCTGCGTCAGGAGGGTACGCCGGAGTTGCACGCGCGCACCTTCACACCCTGA
- a CDS encoding IS3 family transposase — MIEDARLAYPQVSVRRLCELHGVNRSWFYEQQGREEMDTDQALSQDIEAVVMEFNGYGYRRVTRELARRGRPVNHKRVLRVMRERRLLCRPKRRHRATTDSNHSEKRFPNLLRDAVPVRPNQVWQADLTYVRVRQGFVYLACVLDGFTREVVGWSMSKFMDADLPLAALNNALSARCPAPGLLHHSDQGMQYASRVYVDRLRSAGITPSMSRTGNPYDNAKMESFYKTLKTEEVDLQEYVDLDDARRHINFFIADLYNRRRLHSSLGYVPPAEFAARYTATQM; from the coding sequence ATGATCGAGGATGCGCGACTCGCGTATCCCCAGGTGTCGGTACGTCGTCTGTGCGAGCTGCACGGCGTCAATCGCTCGTGGTTCTACGAACAGCAGGGCCGGGAGGAGATGGACACCGATCAGGCGTTGTCCCAGGACATTGAGGCCGTGGTGATGGAGTTCAACGGGTACGGATATCGGCGTGTCACCCGCGAGTTGGCCCGACGGGGCCGCCCGGTCAATCACAAGCGCGTGTTGCGTGTCATGCGGGAACGACGGTTGTTGTGCCGTCCCAAGCGCCGCCACCGGGCGACGACGGATTCCAACCACAGCGAGAAGCGCTTTCCCAACCTGCTGCGTGACGCCGTTCCGGTACGGCCCAATCAGGTCTGGCAGGCAGACCTGACCTACGTGCGAGTCCGGCAAGGCTTTGTGTACCTGGCCTGCGTGCTGGACGGTTTTACCCGTGAGGTCGTGGGCTGGTCCATGTCAAAGTTCATGGACGCGGATTTGCCGTTGGCAGCGCTCAACAACGCGCTTTCGGCGCGTTGTCCTGCTCCCGGTCTGCTGCACCACTCGGACCAGGGCATGCAATACGCGAGCCGAGTGTACGTGGACCGCTTGCGGTCCGCAGGAATCACGCCAAGCATGTCCAGGACAGGCAATCCCTATGACAACGCCAAAATGGAGAGTTTCTACAAGACCCTGAAGACCGAGGAGGTCGATCTGCAAGAGTACGTCGATCTGGACGATGCCCGGCGACACATCAATTTCTTTATTGCGGACCTGTACAATCGCCGCCGACTGCACTCCAGCCTGGGATACGTCCCACCTGCCGAGTTCGCTGCCCGCTACACTGCTACCCAGATGTGA
- a CDS encoding transposase, with protein MPGRTYTREFKLDIVNQINGAHKTTAQLCREHALSPSLIHRWRKEVEARGEAAFTDQAKPDQSLEQRIAELERFCGQLSLENTILKKSLATYRSKNGIK; from the coding sequence ATGCCCGGACGCACCTACACCCGTGAATTCAAGCTTGACATCGTGAACCAGATCAATGGGGCTCACAAGACGACCGCCCAGCTCTGCCGAGAACATGCCCTGTCGCCCAGCTTGATTCACCGTTGGCGGAAAGAGGTCGAGGCGCGAGGTGAAGCAGCGTTCACCGACCAGGCCAAACCCGACCAGTCGTTGGAACAACGAATCGCCGAGTTGGAACGATTTTGCGGACAGTTGTCGCTGGAGAACACGATTCTAAAAAAGTCGTTGGCGACGTACCGCTCGAAAAACGGCATCAAATGA